One Campylobacter concisus genomic region harbors:
- a CDS encoding tetratricopeptide repeat protein: protein MKKLLIILFFPLYLTAFNLSLNSGANGDKPYSVLQLSDEQEFECVEQILAYDTKRYVCMLDDGILPNIEDTTLPLMDIKYKKQDGKLFIVIMPKAPSKLLNVQTELYNNPSVQDTPRTSISKHFSIIIDTSLVESSKKRSGLNFAPDFKDMLSPSIGALDLNKAPITGLDSNDIDIYINIKRAYEKGAFESVVKDTQTAIKRHPKSLFSSEFLLYRLRALDKIFETKSELEELEPKDIVSEGRAWIRKFPSDENYPEVLYLIARAYLKDSIASDAKYMLDILNEEHANSKFTKLAALDYADYLYKIGRQKEALKDYEKVLYSTNDIDLASRAALSLADANIDKEKFDEAKKFILKIANANEKFFMNNPTKSMNLATTFASKDMPDVAAKIYEILINNSDRTKDFYEVALKNLALNLAKTKDEKKAYEYLNRYETEFKYGDYIDDVTKAKDGLFFEEKDKNATALHARYKELIEKYAGTNISQKALISELELDIKERKFSDALSYKTMAKDGNLSKAMELINEAALELTKEYFMKDDCTAVINLLENYDINKISLPQFKLFNCYYRTARYNDALELAKAHAKDENLEDRVEWLVNLSKILYKNKDYEHAIIAANDALSLGSSVEYSDPTPSLFDRFYSLLALKRFTEAISTISAIEQLRGQDFKIIEAYTAISDYAMKSNDYAIATTYAKKALELQTKAKINTFSPKINFNYSEASLKTDNLSEALDEAKFILNMKLEPEDRLHALNLISEIYIRQKQFKLARPYLNECSDSNFVSPYKDACKAKLDMIGKN from the coding sequence ATGAAAAAGCTCTTAATTATTTTATTTTTTCCGCTTTATCTAACCGCTTTTAATCTTAGCCTAAATAGCGGCGCAAATGGCGATAAACCTTATAGCGTTCTTCAGCTAAGCGATGAGCAAGAATTTGAATGTGTGGAGCAAATTTTAGCCTATGATACAAAGCGTTATGTCTGCATGCTCGATGATGGAATTTTGCCCAACATCGAAGATACGACGCTACCACTAATGGACATAAAGTACAAAAAGCAAGATGGCAAGCTCTTTATCGTGATCATGCCAAAAGCACCATCAAAGTTACTAAACGTTCAGACTGAGCTTTACAACAATCCAAGCGTGCAAGACACGCCAAGAACCAGCATCTCAAAGCACTTTAGCATCATCATCGACACCTCTTTGGTAGAGAGTAGCAAAAAGAGATCTGGGCTAAACTTCGCCCCTGACTTTAAAGATATGCTAAGTCCCAGCATCGGGGCACTAGATCTTAATAAAGCTCCCATTACCGGACTAGATAGCAACGATATAGATATCTATATAAATATAAAAAGAGCCTACGAAAAAGGCGCTTTTGAAAGCGTAGTAAAAGATACTCAAACTGCGATAAAAAGACACCCAAAGAGTCTTTTTTCCAGCGAATTTTTACTTTACAGACTAAGGGCGCTTGATAAAATTTTTGAAACAAAAAGCGAGCTTGAAGAGCTTGAGCCAAAAGATATCGTAAGTGAAGGTAGGGCTTGGATCAGAAAATTTCCATCTGATGAAAACTATCCAGAAGTGCTATATCTAATCGCTAGAGCCTACCTAAAAGATAGCATTGCAAGTGATGCAAAATATATGCTTGATATCTTAAACGAAGAGCATGCAAACTCAAAATTTACGAAACTTGCAGCGCTTGATTACGCTGATTATCTCTATAAAATAGGCAGACAAAAAGAAGCGCTAAAAGACTATGAAAAAGTGCTTTACTCTACAAACGACATCGACCTTGCAAGTAGAGCAGCACTAAGCCTAGCTGATGCAAATATTGATAAAGAAAAATTTGATGAAGCAAAGAAATTCATACTAAAAATCGCAAATGCGAATGAAAAATTTTTTATGAACAACCCAACAAAGTCAATGAATCTTGCAACTACATTTGCAAGTAAAGATATGCCTGATGTGGCTGCTAAAATTTATGAAATCTTGATAAATAATAGCGATAGGACGAAAGATTTTTATGAAGTTGCTTTAAAAAATTTAGCACTAAATCTAGCCAAAACAAAAGATGAGAAAAAAGCATACGAATACTTAAATAGATATGAGACAGAGTTTAAATATGGTGATTATATCGATGATGTGACTAAAGCAAAAGATGGATTATTTTTTGAAGAAAAGGATAAAAATGCTACTGCACTTCATGCTAGATATAAAGAGCTAATTGAAAAATATGCTGGGACAAATATTAGCCAAAAGGCTTTAATAAGCGAGCTTGAGCTGGATATTAAAGAGCGTAAATTCTCCGATGCACTATCTTACAAAACCATGGCAAAAGATGGAAATTTAAGTAAGGCAATGGAGCTGATAAATGAGGCTGCGCTAGAGCTTACAAAAGAGTATTTTATGAAAGATGATTGCACGGCTGTTATAAATTTGCTTGAAAACTACGATATAAATAAAATCTCATTACCGCAATTTAAGCTCTTTAACTGCTATTACAGAACGGCCCGCTACAACGATGCACTTGAGCTGGCAAAAGCTCATGCAAAAGATGAAAATTTAGAAGATAGAGTCGAGTGGCTGGTAAATTTGAGCAAAATTTTATATAAAAATAAAGACTACGAGCATGCGATCATTGCTGCAAATGACGCACTTTCACTTGGCTCATCAGTCGAATACTCAGATCCAACACCATCTCTTTTTGACAGATTTTACTCATTGCTTGCATTAAAACGCTTTACGGAGGCGATCTCAACCATTAGTGCTATCGAACAGCTAAGAGGCCAAGACTTTAAGATTATCGAAGCATATACAGCTATAAGTGACTATGCGATGAAAAGTAATGACTACGCCATCGCTACAACGTATGCTAAAAAAGCTCTTGAACTACAAACAAAAGCCAAGATAAATACATTTTCACCAAAGATAAATTTTAACTACTCAGAAGCTTCACTAAAGACAGATAACCTAAGTGAGGCACTTGACGAGGCGAAATTTATACTAAACATGAAGCTTGAGCCAGAAGATCGCTTACACGCTTTAAATTTGATAAGCGAAATTTATATAAGACAAAAGCAGTTTAAGTTGGCTAGGCCTTATTTAAATGAGTGCTCTGACTCAAATTTTGTAAGCCCGTATAAAGATGCTTGCAAAGCTAAGCTTGATATGATAGGCAAAAACTAA
- the nuoN gene encoding NADH-quinone oxidoreductase subunit NuoN — MNEIAFLDLKEISLSSVAPMLSMIIFSLFILIVGTIKKDLSRNFYCVFCIIAIFVNVGLILDFNGLSLSFWDMLLVDGVSVISQVIILIASALFIPLALSTKEYFEYKIYEYYALFLFMIAGFLFMVSSNNLLIIFLGLEISSLCLYTLIALHNKAKSVEAAIKYFAMGSLSAGFFAMAIAMFYLATNSIDIARIGVIIKDLSLNQNLIILLGCVFIASAIGFKLSLIPFHTWIPDVYEGSNAPLAGYMSIVPKVAAFIVALRVFAMLEASQISWIKDLLYIIAVLTMSLANIMALVQKDVKRMLAFSSIAHAGVVLCALVANSHEANVALFFYWIMFLFANLGAFSMLWVARCDDVVCWDKRFKHPFEKFSGLIKILPSYAVIMGIFMIALAGIPPFSVFWGKMVLISSLIKSNYVVLSVIIMINSAIAIYYYLKLIVFMFLKEPIVKDKNLYTANISMALKVIVGIAVAGTVFAFLFSGAILEFIEHFVFASGF, encoded by the coding sequence ATGAACGAAATAGCCTTTTTAGACCTTAAAGAAATTTCTTTATCTTCGGTTGCTCCGATGCTTAGTATGATAATCTTTTCGCTTTTTATCTTAATCGTTGGCACCATAAAAAAAGATCTCTCAAGAAATTTCTACTGCGTATTTTGTATCATCGCAATATTTGTAAATGTGGGCCTAATACTTGATTTTAACGGTCTTAGCCTTAGCTTTTGGGATATGCTTTTAGTTGATGGAGTTTCGGTCATCTCTCAAGTCATCATCCTAATCGCCTCAGCCCTTTTTATCCCGCTTGCACTTAGCACAAAAGAGTATTTTGAGTATAAAATTTATGAGTATTACGCTCTATTTTTGTTTATGATCGCTGGCTTTTTATTTATGGTGAGCTCAAATAACCTACTCATCATCTTTTTAGGCCTTGAGATCAGCTCGCTTTGCCTCTACACCCTAATCGCCCTTCACAACAAGGCAAAAAGCGTAGAAGCTGCCATTAAATACTTTGCTATGGGCTCGCTCTCAGCTGGCTTTTTTGCAATGGCAATAGCGATGTTTTATCTAGCCACAAACTCAATAGACATCGCTCGTATCGGCGTTATAATAAAAGATCTTAGCCTAAATCAAAATTTGATCATTTTATTAGGCTGCGTTTTCATCGCCTCTGCCATTGGTTTTAAGCTCTCACTCATACCATTTCACACGTGGATACCAGATGTTTATGAGGGTTCAAATGCCCCATTAGCAGGCTATATGTCGATTGTGCCAAAGGTAGCGGCATTTATTGTCGCACTTCGCGTCTTTGCCATGCTTGAAGCCTCGCAAATTTCGTGGATAAAAGACCTACTTTACATCATCGCCGTGCTTACGATGAGCCTTGCAAATATCATGGCTCTAGTACAAAAAGACGTTAAAAGGATGCTAGCCTTTAGCTCCATAGCTCACGCTGGTGTCGTGCTTTGCGCGCTTGTGGCAAATTCTCACGAGGCAAATGTCGCCTTGTTTTTCTACTGGATCATGTTTTTGTTTGCAAATTTGGGCGCATTTTCTATGCTCTGGGTGGCAAGGTGCGACGATGTCGTCTGCTGGGATAAGCGTTTTAAGCATCCATTTGAGAAATTTTCAGGGCTTATTAAAATTTTGCCAAGCTACGCCGTGATAATGGGAATTTTCATGATCGCCCTTGCTGGCATTCCGCCTTTTAGCGTCTTTTGGGGCAAGATGGTGCTTATCTCATCGCTCATAAAGTCTAATTACGTCGTTCTTAGCGTTATAATCATGATAAATTCTGCTATTGCGATTTATTACTATTTAAAGCTAATCGTCTTTATGTTTCTAAAAGAGCCGATCGTAAAAGATAAAAATCTCTACACCGCAAATATCTCGATGGCACTAAAGGTAATAGTTGGCATCGCAGTGGCCGGAACAGTCTTTGCTTTTTTGTTTTCTGGGGCGATTTTGGAATTTATTGAGCATTTTGTCTTTGCTTCAGGATTTTAG
- a CDS encoding NADH-quinone oxidoreductase subunit M, with protein MLSVIIFFPAISAILGFLIENKSIKFYGASIALIELLLAIFICVNVDFQGYDFVLTHQVPLIPSFNISYFVGIDTISLALIVLSAFMSFISIAALSDDGNLKHLVISVLFLESTMMGVFSALDMILFYSFWELSLIPLLYIIGAFGSKNRIYAAIKFFIYTFLGSVFMLVAIIFIGYLCYQKSGVFSFSLLDWYKLGIGQSAQIWLFLAFFFAFGVKTPLFPFHTWLPYAHGQAPTIGSVLLASVLLKMGTYGFVRFSLPLFPDASLLLSGFVCVIAIIMIIYAALVAYAQSDMKQVIAYSSISHMGVIMLGIFSLNLIGLGGSIFLMISHGIVSGALFLLVGVIYERAHTKEICEFGGLAKVMPKYALIFFIATLASIGLPLTIGFVGEFLSLLGVFKLNKFFALLGGFSIIVGAVYMLVLYKRVFFGECKEKNLSLKDLNFKELATLVPLCLLIITLGIAPNLILKPLEPSVQNIISKMQTRAINSDTKDKILSLNGGSKL; from the coding sequence ATGCTAAGTGTAATCATATTTTTCCCTGCAATAAGCGCAATACTTGGCTTTTTGATAGAAAATAAAAGCATCAAATTTTATGGAGCAAGCATCGCTCTCATAGAGCTTTTACTAGCCATTTTTATCTGCGTCAATGTTGATTTTCAGGGTTATGACTTTGTTTTAACGCATCAAGTCCCACTCATACCAAGCTTTAACATTAGCTATTTTGTCGGCATCGACACCATTTCGCTAGCACTTATCGTACTTAGTGCATTTATGAGCTTCATCTCTATCGCCGCACTTAGCGATGATGGAAATTTAAAGCACCTTGTTATTAGCGTGCTCTTTTTAGAGAGCACGATGATGGGCGTCTTTAGCGCACTTGATATGATCTTGTTTTATAGCTTTTGGGAGCTTAGCCTCATACCGCTACTTTACATCATCGGCGCATTTGGTAGCAAAAATAGAATTTACGCGGCGATCAAATTTTTCATCTATACATTTTTGGGCTCTGTCTTTATGCTAGTAGCGATCATTTTTATCGGCTATTTGTGCTATCAAAAAAGCGGCGTTTTTAGCTTTAGCTTGCTTGACTGGTATAAGCTTGGTATCGGGCAAAGTGCTCAAATTTGGCTATTTTTAGCATTTTTCTTTGCCTTTGGTGTGAAAACCCCATTATTTCCATTTCACACGTGGCTACCTTACGCACACGGACAGGCTCCGACTATCGGCTCGGTGCTGCTTGCTAGCGTGCTTTTAAAGATGGGTACTTATGGCTTTGTGAGATTTTCACTTCCACTTTTTCCAGATGCGAGCCTGCTTTTAAGCGGCTTTGTCTGCGTCATAGCCATCATTATGATCATCTACGCAGCCCTTGTTGCCTACGCGCAAAGCGATATGAAGCAAGTGATCGCTTATAGCTCCATTTCACACATGGGCGTCATCATGCTTGGCATTTTTTCACTAAATTTAATAGGCCTTGGTGGCTCAATATTTTTGATGATAAGCCACGGCATCGTAAGTGGCGCGCTATTTTTGTTAGTTGGCGTCATCTACGAGAGGGCTCATACCAAAGAAATTTGCGAATTTGGCGGACTTGCTAAGGTGATGCCAAAGTATGCGCTTATATTTTTTATAGCAACGCTTGCAAGTATCGGCCTTCCACTAACGATCGGTTTTGTGGGTGAGTTTTTGAGCCTTCTTGGCGTCTTTAAGCTAAATAAGTTCTTTGCGCTACTTGGTGGTTTTAGTATCATCGTGGGCGCCGTTTATATGCTGGTACTTTATAAAAGAGTCTTTTTTGGCGAGTGCAAGGAGAAAAATTTAAGCCTTAAGGATCTAAATTTTAAAGAGTTAGCCACTCTTGTGCCACTTTGCTTACTCATCATCACCCTTGGTATCGCTCCAAATTTAATCCTAAAGCCGCTTGAGCCAAGCGTGCAAAATATCATAAGCAAAATGCAAACTAGAGCCATAAATAGTGACACAAAGGATAAAATTTTATCTTTAAATGGCGGGAGCAAACTATGA
- the nuoL gene encoding NADH-quinone oxidoreductase subunit L — protein MTLFCISLFFPLLSFIVSGLFSHSSKNLLIGVFCSLLMVISTTASLMLAASLGIDEPLNLSLKEFINFGGLDLNFGFYLDAISLVMLSTVGVVASIVHIYSVGYMKDDASFNRFFSYLGLFVFCMNVLVSSDNFIGLFIGWEGVGLCSWLLIGFWYKRPSANVAANEAFVMNRVADLAMLVGIFYIFYSFGSLKFSEVFNARSDLSGLNLGIIATLLFIGAMGKSAQFPFHTWLANAMEGPTPVSALIHAATMVTAGVYLVIRANFIFTNVPEVSHFIACLGAFVAVFAASIALVHNDLKKIVAYSTLSQLGYMFVAAGLGAYKIALFHLVTHAFFKSLLFLCAGNVMHAMNDELNIKKMGGLYKFMKPTALLSIIASCALAGFYPFAGFFSKDKILEVAFSENKFLWIILLFGAVLTAFYSFRLVMLVFFTKPKSEKHVHEAKNYMLAGMGVLGILSVISGFFWSNFSKFLEKSLKDFPLNLSHGSEIFLLVLTLSLVLASAGFAIFAYKREIFKESVCESRIYKILQNAYFIPKFYEKFFINGYMLISQICKKFDEMIIDRSVDLVATALNKFAFLANKMQSGDLSIMLRFMVAGFALLLSFIFLLNGAK, from the coding sequence ATGACTTTATTTTGCATTTCACTATTTTTCCCGCTTCTTAGCTTTATCGTTTCTGGACTTTTTTCGCATAGCAGTAAAAATTTACTAATTGGTGTTTTTTGCTCACTTCTCATGGTTATTAGCACAACTGCCTCACTCATGCTAGCAGCCAGTCTTGGCATAGATGAGCCTCTAAATTTATCACTAAAAGAGTTTATAAATTTTGGCGGTTTGGATTTAAATTTTGGCTTCTACCTCGACGCCATTAGCCTTGTTATGCTTAGCACCGTTGGCGTGGTCGCAAGCATCGTGCATATCTACTCGGTTGGCTATATGAAAGACGATGCGAGCTTTAACCGCTTTTTTAGCTACTTGGGGCTCTTTGTCTTTTGTATGAACGTCCTTGTCTCAAGCGATAACTTTATAGGGCTATTTATTGGCTGGGAGGGTGTTGGACTTTGCTCGTGGTTACTCATTGGCTTTTGGTATAAAAGGCCTAGCGCAAACGTCGCTGCAAACGAAGCCTTTGTGATGAATAGAGTGGCTGACCTTGCCATGCTTGTTGGCATTTTTTATATATTTTATAGCTTTGGCTCACTTAAATTTAGCGAGGTTTTTAACGCTAGAAGCGACCTTTCTGGGCTAAATTTAGGCATCATCGCCACACTTCTTTTTATAGGCGCTATGGGTAAAAGCGCGCAGTTTCCATTTCACACTTGGCTTGCAAACGCCATGGAGGGCCCAACGCCGGTTTCTGCCCTCATCCACGCTGCGACCATGGTAACAGCTGGCGTCTATCTAGTCATACGCGCAAATTTCATCTTTACAAACGTGCCTGAAGTCTCGCACTTTATCGCCTGCCTTGGTGCATTTGTAGCGGTTTTTGCAGCAAGCATCGCACTTGTGCATAACGACCTTAAAAAAATAGTCGCCTACTCGACACTCTCACAGCTTGGCTATATGTTCGTAGCTGCTGGACTTGGCGCTTATAAGATTGCACTTTTTCACCTTGTCACGCACGCATTTTTCAAATCACTTCTCTTTTTATGCGCTGGCAACGTCATGCACGCGATGAATGATGAGCTAAATATCAAAAAAATGGGCGGACTTTATAAATTTATGAAACCAACTGCACTCCTTTCTATCATCGCAAGCTGTGCGCTAGCTGGATTTTATCCATTTGCTGGCTTTTTCTCTAAAGATAAAATTTTAGAGGTTGCCTTTAGTGAAAATAAATTTTTATGGATCATTTTACTCTTTGGTGCTGTACTTACGGCATTTTATAGCTTTAGGCTTGTTATGCTCGTCTTTTTTACAAAGCCAAAGAGCGAGAAACACGTGCATGAAGCTAAAAACTATATGCTAGCTGGCATGGGCGTACTTGGAATTCTCTCAGTCATAAGTGGCTTTTTTTGGAGCAACTTTAGTAAGTTTTTAGAAAAAAGTTTAAAAGATTTTCCACTAAATTTATCTCACGGTAGTGAAATTTTCTTGCTCGTTTTAACACTTAGCCTAGTGCTAGCAAGTGCTGGCTTTGCTATATTTGCCTATAAAAGAGAAATTTTTAAAGAGAGTGTTTGTGAGAGCAGAATTTATAAAATTTTGCAAAATGCCTACTTTATCCCAAAATTTTACGAGAAATTTTTCATAAATGGCTATATGTTAATTTCACAAATTTGTAAGAAATTTGACGAGATGATAATCGATCGTAGTGTCGATCTAGTCGCAACAGCGCTAAATAAATTTGCATTTTTAGCAAACAAAATGCAAAGTGGCGACTTAAGCATCATGCTTAGATTTATGGTTGCAGGATTTGCCTTGCTTTTAAGCTTTATATTTTTATTAAACGGAGCCAAATAA
- the nuoK gene encoding NADH-quinone oxidoreductase subunit NuoK, translating to MIGLTHYLILASLVFVIGLIGIMRRRNLIMLFFSSEILLNSANIALAAISKYHFDLTGQIVAFFIVAIAASEVAVGLGLLVLWYKKTGSISLDSMTNMKG from the coding sequence ATGATAGGACTTACTCACTACCTCATCCTTGCAAGTCTGGTCTTTGTCATAGGGCTAATTGGCATAATGCGAAGAAGAAATTTGATTATGCTATTTTTCTCAAGTGAAATTTTACTAAACTCGGCAAATATCGCACTCGCGGCTATCTCAAAATACCACTTTGATCTAACTGGACAAATAGTTGCATTTTTTATAGTGGCTATCGCTGCTAGCGAGGTCGCTGTGGGGTTAGGGCTACTCGTGCTTTGGTATAAAAAGACTGGCAGCATTAGCCTAGATTCGATGACAAATATGAAAGGCTAA
- a CDS encoding NADH-quinone oxidoreductase subunit J, whose amino-acid sequence MYESFAFYLFSALILVSFSFSVFCKNALNAVSALAAGMVFISAIFFLLGAEFLGVVQIIVYTGAVVVLYAFAMMFFDSSKECEPKSSKKAKITIYLLSSFIALLLIFIFLVPIYGAKFDGLSPIASELGNIEAIGILLFSKYLIAFEMCAVMLLVAMVAGIILIHKDLNTQNTLEEML is encoded by the coding sequence ATGTATGAGAGCTTTGCATTTTATCTTTTTAGTGCCTTGATTTTGGTGAGCTTTTCTTTTAGCGTATTTTGTAAAAACGCATTAAACGCAGTCTCAGCTTTGGCTGCTGGCATGGTCTTTATCTCGGCTATATTTTTCTTACTTGGAGCGGAATTTCTAGGCGTAGTGCAGATCATCGTATACACAGGTGCTGTGGTCGTTTTATATGCATTTGCGATGATGTTTTTTGATAGCAGTAAAGAGTGTGAGCCAAAAAGTAGCAAAAAAGCAAAGATCACCATCTATCTTTTAAGTAGCTTTATAGCGCTTCTTTTGATATTTATATTTTTAGTACCTATTTATGGTGCAAAATTTGATGGATTAAGTCCCATTGCTAGCGAGCTTGGCAATATCGAGGCTATTGGAATTTTACTTTTTAGCAAGTATTTGATCGCTTTTGAGATGTGTGCTGTAATGCTTCTTGTGGCAATGGTTGCTGGCATTATCTTAATACATAAAGACCTAAATACTCAAAATACGCTAGAGGAGATGCTATGA
- the nuoI gene encoding NADH-quinone oxidoreductase subunit NuoI, producing MSEKKYILIDEKLKPKSTFDKFKHFIAITFKPDLLIGLKVTIKQMLFSKSHTLKYPIQKMQLNARYRGIHKLLKFVESENERCIGCGLCEKICVSNCISMKTSLGEDGRKKVASYSINLSRCVYCGFCADVCPELAIVCGQEYEVASESRIIFGTKDEFLTKDKFLKDQSEFEGYGALPENSDSLIKKTPNAFISESENETNSMSDINLQRVKNV from the coding sequence ATGAGTGAGAAAAAATATATTTTAATAGATGAAAAGTTAAAGCCAAAGAGTACGTTTGATAAATTTAAGCACTTCATCGCTATCACATTTAAGCCTGATCTTTTGATCGGACTAAAAGTCACGATAAAGCAGATGCTCTTTAGTAAGTCACATACTTTAAAATACCCTATACAAAAGATGCAGCTAAACGCTAGATATAGGGGTATTCACAAGCTTTTAAAATTTGTTGAAAGTGAAAATGAACGTTGCATTGGGTGCGGGTTATGTGAGAAAATTTGCGTTAGCAACTGCATTTCGATGAAGACTTCACTTGGCGAAGATGGGCGCAAAAAGGTCGCAAGCTACTCGATAAATTTAAGTAGATGCGTGTATTGTGGATTTTGCGCTGATGTTTGTCCTGAGCTTGCGATAGTTTGCGGACAAGAGTACGAAGTCGCAAGTGAGAGCAGGATTATATTTGGCACAAAAGATGAGTTTTTGACAAAGGATAAATTTTTAAAAGATCAAAGCGAGTTTGAAGGATACGGAGCGCTTCCTGAAAATTCTGACAGCTTAATCAAAAAGACTCCAAATGCATTTATAAGCGAGAGTGAAAATGAGACAAATTCGATGAGCGATATAAATTTACAAAGAGTGAAAAATGTATGA
- the nuoH gene encoding NADH-quinone oxidoreductase subunit NuoH — translation MSETLFFVLSTIIKAVVILAVMASLAGIATYAERKVLAYMQRRVGPDMVGPAGILQIVADMIKLFTKEDIVPANANKFIFLIAPLISAIAAFAALAPVPFLPEFEIFGHTLRPILSDINVGILYIAGVAAVCVFSPLAAGLASYNKFALISAARAVVSLLSFEIVAGMALLSVVMVTSSLSLVDINNYQKGIFGWLIFKQPLAFLLFLIASFVECNRTPFCLTENETEIVAGYGTEYSGMRWAMFFIGEYTNMIAASIIITILFLGGFNEFLFIPGALMIILKSSIVFFFFLWVRASWAHLRVDQLSVFCWKFLLPLGILNIVITGFILLI, via the coding sequence ATGAGTGAAACACTATTTTTTGTGCTAAGCACTATCATTAAAGCCGTGGTTATCTTAGCCGTCATGGCAAGCCTTGCAGGAATAGCAACTTATGCTGAGAGAAAGGTACTAGCCTACATGCAGCGCCGCGTTGGACCTGATATGGTAGGGCCAGCTGGAATTTTACAGATAGTAGCTGACATGATAAAACTCTTTACAAAAGAGGACATCGTACCAGCAAATGCAAATAAATTTATCTTTCTAATAGCGCCTCTCATCTCTGCTATCGCGGCATTTGCAGCGCTTGCGCCTGTGCCATTTTTACCTGAGTTTGAAATTTTTGGACATACATTACGTCCGATTCTCTCAGATATAAATGTTGGTATTTTATACATCGCTGGCGTGGCAGCGGTTTGCGTCTTTTCGCCACTTGCAGCTGGCCTTGCAAGCTATAATAAATTTGCTCTAATTAGCGCAGCTCGCGCAGTAGTCTCACTTCTTAGTTTCGAAATAGTCGCTGGCATGGCTCTTTTAAGCGTCGTAATGGTAACTAGCTCACTCTCACTTGTGGATATAAACAACTATCAAAAAGGAATTTTTGGCTGGCTTATATTCAAGCAGCCCCTTGCCTTTTTGCTCTTTTTAATAGCAAGCTTTGTGGAGTGCAATAGAACGCCATTTTGCTTAACAGAAAACGAAACAGAGATAGTAGCAGGCTATGGCACCGAGTATAGCGGCATGAGATGGGCGATGTTTTTCATCGGCGAGTACACAAATATGATCGCTGCTAGCATCATCATTACGATTTTATTTTTAGGTGGATTTAACGAATTTTTATTTATCCCAGGTGCTTTGATGATCATCTTAAAATCAAGCATTGTCTTTTTCTTTTTTCTTTGGGTAAGGGCTTCATGGGCACATTTAAGAGTTGATCAGTTAAGTGTATTTTGCTGGAAATTTTTGCTTCCGCTTGGAATTTTAAATATCGTAATCACTGGCTTTATACTACTAATCTAA